The genomic stretch TAGAACTCTAAATCTGTAGTTACACCAGATTTTCGCCAAAGTTTTGCATAGACAAAAACGGTTAGCAAACCTGTAATTAAAAACGTCCACCAAACCCAATTACCTGCAACACCATCTCCTCTAACAATATCTGTTACTAATAACGGTGTATCTGCAGCAAATGTAGTTGCAACCATAGAAAAACCAAGTAACCACCAAGGCATAGTTCTGCCAGAAAGAAAAAATTCTGAAGAACTTTTTCCTGATTTTTTTGATACTATAAAACCAATTAATAAAATAACTGAAAAGAAAAGAACGATTATAAAATAATCTAATGCAGATAGTGCTATCATTTATTTAATTTACTTTTTAATAAAATAATTTATTCAAAAATAGGTAAATAAATTTTATGCTAGTTTTAGCAAAAAGGCAATCCTAAAAAGCTATAAATATTAATTCATTTTTATTGAATCTATCTTCTTTTGTAGTGCTTTAATTCTTTTAGAATCTAATTCTTTTTTTGAAATTAGCTTTATCGAGTCTAAAATAGATTTATTTTTCTCTAAAATTGTTTGTTCTTTTTCGAAGTAAATATTTCCGTTTTCACTAGCTCTCCAAGCTTCGTTTAATTGAATATAAACCTCTTCATTCCATGTACTTGGTTTTTTTGCATCAATCCAAATAACATCTCTATATTCACTATCAATTAATGCTAAATCGGGTGTTGCCGAACCATCAAACTGTGCATTTTCTTTTTTAATCGCCGAAATGGTACTTAGAAAAAACATTCTCTTTTTGCCAGCAATATTTTTAATATAAGGTCTAAATTCTACTGGTTTATTTGCAGACCAATCATATTCTTTTCTAGATTCTATTACTTTTAAAGGCATTGCAGAAACACCTGCATAACCTTGTTTTTTTGAAGCATGATCGTAATAATATAATTTATCGGTTCCATCCGCAGGAATAAAAACACTAAATGTTAAACTTGTTCTTTCGTCTCCAACAGGTTCTAGCCCAAACCAATGATATAAACCACTAAAAGCACCCGTTTTTGTATCAGAAAAATCGAAATCTGTTACAAATGGTTGCTGATTTTGATCGTCTGGTAAGTCTGGAATTTTAACTGCCGTTTTCATATTCCACGGCAAAGGATCTCTAAATCCTCCTAAAAACTTTAAACTTTCTGCTTGTAAACGAGATACTTTTTCTGACAGCGTATTTTGCTTTGTTAAGTATTCGTAATTTTTCATTTCATCTGGCGAAATAAAAATTCCTTTACCAATTGTAATTCTTTCTAGATAATCATTAAAATCGTGTTCACCATTTTCTACAACCATTACGCCACCAAATGTAGGATACGGAAAGAAAAAACCTTTCCACTTAATTAAACTTACAACTTGTACCCATGCGCCTTTGTCATTTTTCATGTAATAAGTATCGCTTGGTTCGTAATTAAAAAGCATCCACGGATTTAATCTTTGCACAACAGCATTGTAAGTATTTCTACTAAATTTTAAAGATTCGCCAATTGAAAAAGTTACAGGAATTCTATTTTCTGATGAAAAGCGAGGAAAAGGTGTTGTACTCGAAACAGAAAAAACCTCTTCTGTATTGTCTTTAATTCCTTGCCAAACATACTTTTCGGTTGGTTGGATTGCCATTGTCCATTGGTTATGACCATCAACTCTAACCAAATGTGGTAAAGAAACATCTTTGGTTTCTCCTACGGATTCATTTGCCATCGAAAATATATTTCTTAAAGGCTGAATTCTTTCATTTTGGGTTAAAGGAAGCTCTACAATTTCGATTCTTTGTAAACTATTATAAACATTATATGTTTTCATATAATCGTAGAATTTTAAATTCCAACCTACATAATAAACAACTGCGAAAAAAACAGTTAAAAAAACTAAAATACCAATTCTTTTACCTGTACTAGCAGATTTTCTAAATGTTCTAAGACTAAAAAATAAGATTGTAAAACACAACAATATGATAAAAATAAACTTTCTAACAAACAATAATGCTGGCTGATAATCATCTCTTAAAAAAAACAACAAAGCAAGAGTTATGATACTTAAAATCACAACTATTTTTTTTTGCCTTGGACCTTTACTCCAATAATTCTTAATCATTTTTTAAATTTTTATTTTATGAATTTTTACAAAACCTATAACAAACCTTTGTCTTTCAATCTTTCTCTAGCACTTTTTTCTTCTACTTTACTATCTTTAACTTCTTCTTGTGCTTTTTTAATAGCAACAGGTTCTTCTGTTTTTAAATCTTTCACAAAACCTTTTCCTTTTTCTAAAACATCATTAAAAGTATCTCCTAAATTTTCTGATTGTTCTTCTATAATTGCAGAAGATTTAAAAATAAACCCAGCAATATAAGTTCCTAATAACGTACCAAAAATCATCGAAGTAAATAACGAAACGGTTGTAATATCTATCGGAATTATAAAACGTGCAATTAAAACTAAAACTAAGAAAAACGTGCTTATATATACAAGTCTTAAAAGAAAGTTTTGTTGATAGATAAAGCCTTTTTTGTTCGTAATAGACATCTGTAGTTCTTTAGAATTCATCATTTTATTAAAAAAACGATACAACTTATTTCCTTGAGATTCTCTCCAAAATAAAATAATACCAAATAAAATAGCTGCAATAAATATTAAAAGTTCTAGTGTCATATTATTTGTGTAAGATGTTTTGTTTAAAAATTATTTAAAATAGTTTCTATTACCCAATCTTGAGTTGAGCTTTCTAATGTTTTGAATGTGCTATAAAATTGTTCTTTGTCATACCAATATAAAAATAACACATCTTTTGGCGCAATATTTACCAATAAATACCAAATTAAATCTTGGTGATTTGGTTTTAACGAAGAATGCGGTTTGTGCAACGAAACAAACAAATCTTTGTCTAAAAAATCTTTTGCTTTTATGGTTTTAGAAGTTTTCTTTTTTTCTAAAAACAACTCTAAACCCATTACTTTTTTTCTCGCAGAAATATCAATTTTATTTAAATAACTCTTAAAAAGAATGTCGTTTTGTAAAATATCTTTTACCAAATGTGTTGGCGACATCAAATGTTTCGAAAGCGTATATTTCTTAATTCTTTCGTATTTCTTTTGATGCAATTCTTCTTCTAGATTTGCTTCTATAACGTCATAACTTAAAAGCTTATCGATTAACTCATCATGAGAAATATGATACATTAAAATATCATGCACAGTATCGTTTATCGCTTGGTTGTATGTTTCTTTTTCTTGAAAAATTAAAATTGGTTTTACAAAATCTTTCAACACAAAAATTCCGCCAAATGCTTTCGTATAAAAAGAATCTGTAGTGTATTTAATTTCTTCTAAAATAAGATTTCTTTCACGTAAATCGCCATATTTTTTAGCAGATGCTAATAACTGTTTATGAATATTTTCGTCTATAAAATTATTGTCTAAATTAAAAGTATGAATTAATTTTAATTGGTTCTCTTTAGCTTTATTTAAGTTATTTATTAAATGAAATTTTATTACAATGTCTTTATATTTTAAAACGTCTAAAGGTTCGTAAAAAACATCTATTTTTTGATCAAAATCTAAGCATATAGCTGAATCTCTAGTAATATCTTTTATAAAATCGCCATGTTTTTTAAAAACAACCTTCATTAATTCTTTGTCAAAAGAATGAAAAGGATTGTAAATTGGTAAACTTTTTTGCAAAGGCGAAATAATAATTGCGTGCGTATTTGCCTCTTCATTATTTAAATAAAATTGCTCTTTCTTTTCTTCTGCAATCTCTGGACTCCAACCTAAACCATCAATAGAAAAAGAGGTTAACGTTGTTTTAGAAAAACCTAATTTTTCTAAACATTTATTGTAGCGCTCTACTAATTTTCCGTTAACAGAAATTAGTTCGTTTCTAAATAATTTTGCGTCTTTTAGTTTTTCCATTTTAATTTAACAAATTATGAATTTGAGCATATTGTAGCAATACAATTGTTCTTGTATCTTCTATTTTACCGCTGTTTAGCATATCAATAGCTTCTGTAAACGGTATTTCTAAAACTTCTATATCTTCGTTTTCTGATGCTATGCCGCCACCTTCGCTTACTTTCATATCATCAGAATATTCTGCCACAAAAAAGTGCATTTTCTCTGTTAAAACCCCTGGAGATGAATACCCTTCGTAAACTTTTTTAACAGACTTTAATCGAATACCAACTTCTTCTTCGGTTTCTCGTATAATACATTGTTCAGGATTATCTTGATCTAATAATCCTGCCGGAATTTCAACTAAAAAACCATCTTTATTATCATGTACAAACGTTGGAAAACGAAATTGTTTGATTAAAATTACGGTCTGTTTTTTTGTGTTATACAATAAAATTCCTGCACCATGACCACGTTCATAAACTTCTCTCATTGGTTTTACCCAACTACCATCAGATTTTTGATAATCAAAATTAAATTTAAAAAGCGTGTAATAATTGTCTGATAAAACAGTTTTTTTTATATTTTTTACTCTTAAACTACTCATTACTAAAAGATTTTCTTGCTTGTAAATCTATGTTTAATTGATTCACACGAGCATCAACTTTTCGTTTAAAATCGGTGTCTGCAATCGTTGCCACATTGTCTAAATACCTTACAACTTCTTGTCTTCTAATTTCAGAAAAATCTAAACCTTTCATATTGCTTTTCATCAATTCTTGCAACATGCCAAATTTGGTTTCGTAATTCTTTTTGAAATAAATTTCTGGATTTTCGAACCAATCTTCTTCCAAATCAAAATCTGTTAAACGTAAAGAAATTGCAGATTGAATGTTTCTAACATCTCTAGAGGAGAAAAATGGAAATATTTGCTGAATTTCTTTATACAAACTTGCAAAAAACAAATGCTGATTAGTACTATGCTTTTGCACAGCTTTGTCATAAGCTTCTAAAACTCTTTCTTCGGATGGTTTTTCTACAGAACTAAGAATTTCGCCCATATTTTTTGTAAGACCTTGATCTTTTAAATATTGATAATTTTCTGGATTTTGCATATTCACAAAATCCGGAATTGTTTTTTCAAATTTTTTCCACCAAATATAATCTTGATCTAAAAAGTCATTTTCTGTTCTTGCACCATCAATTTTAAACCTACCTTGTACTCTAGAAATTACTGCTTTGTCTAACATTTCTGGTAAATTGGTAAAAAGTCCGATAGACGAATTCCCATAATTTACAGCATAAGCACCTTCTGTATAACGTAAGAAAACACCAATTACTTCTTTAACACCAGCAGAAACTCCTTGTGCAGTTCTTTCTTGCAAGTTATTTTCGGCGTCATCAATTGGCGCAAAAATTAATTTAGTTGGGTCTTGCATAGGTTTCATCCATTCTACCATTTTTTCTGCAGAACCACCTTGAAATGTACTAATTAAAGTATCTGGCATGGGATGAAATAAAAACGGAATATCTAAATTGTCTGCATGCTCTTTTAATCGAGTTGCAATGGCAGCAATTAACATACTTTTACCTGTTCCTGGTATTCCGTAACCCATAAAAACAGGCATAAAACCACCCAATTCTTGAAACGGATTTTTCTTTGCATCAAAATCGTAACTTAACATTCTTTCTGTTAACCTACGTGCAAAATGCTTTGCATCTTTATTACCAACAATTTGTTCGAATTTAATTTTATTAAACTCAACACTTTTTGCCGTTCCAGAAAAAAAATTCTCCCAACCAGAAACGGCAAAATCTGTTTTTTCTAATTTATAAGTTCTATCTACAATTGTTTCTGTGTACTCTAAAGTACTTTTTCTTAACTGAATTTCATCAATTAGAGCTTCAAAATAAACAACCGTAAAATCGATAACATCTTTGTCTGACTTTATAATATCTGGATGTGCTAAATATTTATCAAAATAAAACAAACTACACGCAATTCCTTTTAAAGGTGACATCAAAGAAACCTCTGGAATACCAGCAAATTTCTGTTTCATAACCGATAAATCGTCCGAAGAAAATGGTTTTAAATCGTGTAATATTTTATACGAAGTTCCAAATAATTGAAATGCTGTTGCTGTTTGCATTTTACTTTCGAACTCTCGTTTACCATTGTTATCTAAAGCTGATTTACGTTCTGCTAAACTAGATAAACCCGAAGCGTCATTGTAACTATCTTTAATCCAAATTCCTAACGTTAATCCTTCTTGAACAGCGTACAAGGTTTTGTTTAAGTTGATTGGAATTGCTAAAGAATCTGGTAATAAACGTTTTTTTAACGCTAAAATTGTTTTAGAAACTGACGTAACTGAAGTGCTACTTCCGTTATTGGCTCTAGATAAATACAGTAAAATAGATTCGTCTTTGGCATCTTTATCTTTATTTTTTGCTCTAGCTCCTTGTTCCCATTGAACAGATTTTAAATATCCACTCGCTTCATCTCGAAGCATATTGAGTTCATTTTGCTTTATTGGAAAAGTAGAATTGTGTTCCATGTTTTTTTAGTTTTCAGTATACAGTTTCAGTAAGCAGTTCTGATTACTGCTACTGTTACTGCCAACTTTATCTTTTATCAATTTTTAAATTTGAAACTTGAATTGGCTGTTTTGCCAACTTATTCAATATTCCTGGTGTTTTATTGTGCAATAATTGTATAATTCTATGTGGTGCAAAAACGTATTTTTTTTGCGCTACTTCGTTCCATTTTTGCATGGTTTGTTTCGAGAAAAATCCGCCTTCTTTAAAAGTATCTCCAGAAAAAACCTCATCTATTTTAAGAGACAATGCATAACTTTCTAAAGGAATTTCCTTTTTAGCAATTGCCTCTAAAATTGCATGTGTAATTTCGTTTTCGTCTTTTGCAAATACATTATGCAACGGACCTAAATCGATTCTTTTTATATGCTTAGGATGAATATCTGGTAATTTTCTATCAATATTATACGCCATTGTATCTAACGGCATTTCTCTATCAGCACTTTCTTTTAAAACTCTATATAATTCTGATTTTTCTTTACTAATATTCTTTCCATCAAAATCGAAATACATAAAACATATAAATGGTCTGTTATGTGAAACATCGTAAAAACTCCAGCTTGTCATGTATTTTGAAGAAATACTGTCTGGTGAGTTTAAAATTTTTCCTTGCACAAATCTGTTGTAAATATATTGCTGATTTACAGATGAATAATACACTATTGATGCTGCTTGAAAAAGACGATTCCTTTTAACCGGCTGTTTTTTTCTTAATAAAGTGTCTAAAAATTCGTCTTTTATAGAGTACGATTCGTTTAGTTTTGATAAAAACTCTTTTTTTAGACCTAAGTCATTATATAAATATCTAAATTCGAGATAATTAGGAAACCCAGATTCAGTTAAATCTACCTTCATATTATCTTCCTCATCATACATATATTTTACGCGCATTGCCTCTATTGAATACAATAACAAGTCGGAATATTGCTTAAAAAATGTAAGTTCTTGCAGGTTACACAAATCTTGTCTTTGTACATTAACTAGCAATTCCTTCAACGCAAAGTCTACCATTTTATGATAGAAAACATATTGCTCTTTGGAATCTAGAATTGCAGAATCTAACGGTGTAGTTATCATGCTTAAAATTTAAGAATATCGTTTAAGGTTTTTTTAATTACCTCAACATCTTTCAACGGAATTTTACCTATTTTTTTATCGAGCCTTGTTTTAGAAACCGAACGAACATGAAAAGTTAACACTTCCGAAGTTTTAGACAATCCGTTTATTTCGCTAGGTTCTAGCACAAGGTTTCCTTTATAGTTTTTAACACTTGTTGTTAATGGACAAACAATTACAACTTGTAAATGTTTATTTAACATATTACCACTTATAATTACCGCAGGTCTTCTACCACTTTGCTCGCTTCCTTTTGTGGGATTTAAATACAATTCCCAAATTTCGCCTTGCTTCATTTAGTGAGTTTCTTCATTATTGATTGAAGTAAAATATTCTTGCATACCTTCTTCTGCAACCAATAAAATATCTTGGTCTGTACCAGCTTGCTTATAAGACTTTATGTAACTAGCCTTTTCTATTTGCTCTAAATATAACTCTAAAGCATTTTCTATTAACCTATTTTTAGGAAGCTTTAATTCTTTAGCTAAAACAGATAATTTTTCTAAAAGACTATCTGGTAATGAAGATGTAAATGTTGCCATTTTATATTTATTTTTTACAAATATAAATAATATTTATAAATTATACTTGTATTTAATAGTTAAAACTAAATTTAAAGGCTTTATTTCCAACATTATAAACACTAACCAACTTAATAAGTAAGCAATAAGCTAGTAAATAAGCCCGCGTTAAGGATTGAAATGACATCCTTTTTCTCTTTCAGAAAAAGATATAATGTAAAGCCTGACCTTCTTTTGTTTTTCTCAAAAGAAGGGAACGCCCTACTTATTTTAACCTAACAAATCGTCGTTGTTAGACTCTGGTTTTGGATCGTTTGCTGGTTCTCCACCTTCTGAAGATGCTTCTCCATCTGCCTTATAATAATCTTCGAAAATTTCTTTCATATCGATACCATAACGCTCTGCAAAGTTTGCCTGAATCTTAGAATCTTTTGCACGAATTTCATGCAAAGCCTCTGCGTAGGTGCTATAAACACCTTGCATAACTTTTTCGTGAACCGGAATGTTGTCCATCATTTCTTGACGTGCTTTGGCACTTGCCGTATGCATAGATGCTAAGGTTTCACCAATATGCTCATCGGTTTTTACACCTAAATGCTCTAAAATTGCCGCAAATTCTTGATCTGTTCTTGCTTTTAACGCAACAACATAACCGTCGTAATACTTCAAACGTTCATCTGTATCACTTTTTAATTTTGCTCTGTGTGTTTGTAAATTAGAACGTAAAGAAGTTAACACTTTAATAGTTAAATTGTGCTTGTGCACAAAACTATCTTTAGACGCCGCCAAAGTTGTGTAGGCATTTTTAAGACCTTCTAACTCTTCTACTTTTTGCTCTATAGTTGTAACTTTAGACAAAGCTTCTGAATATTCAGCAGATTGTTTGTCTGCAACTTCTTCTAATGCTTGACGCGCTTGCTTAAGCAAAGCATACTGTTCTTCTAATTTTGTTTCTGTTTCTGCTTTTTTCTCTAAAGCTTTTGTATGATTTTTAGAAGCTTCTACAATTGCATCTTTTAGCTTTTCTTCTACTTCTTTAATTTCTACTTCACGGTTTTTTAAACGCGTAACCGCTGCTTGAGATTTGTAAGAAAGCTCACTTAATAATGTTTGTACATCTGCACTTTCTATACGTTGTTGAAACTTTGCTTTTGCTTTATTATCTGCGCCAGCACGTATTTTTTCTGCTTCTTTAAATTCCGCTTGCTCCTTTTTAATTTTAGATTTACGCCCCCAAAGATTATTCCACCAAGTATCTGGTTTGTTCTCTGCGTCTTCTAATTCTATTCTTGCTCTTTCTAATGCTTTTTGCGCATCGTCTATTATTTTTTGCTCTTCTGGATTTAATGATGAGAATTTTTCAAAAATAATTCCAACCTCATCTTGATAATCAGTTAAGTCTTTAATTGCATCTAAAAGCGTTGTTCTGTCTTTTTCTGCCATGTGCACAACATCATCTAATGTTGCATTTAATATTTTTTGACGTCTTTGTGGGTCCTCTTCTTGAGATAGTTTGGATTTCATCGTATCGATGGCTTTCCCCCAGTTTACATCAACTTTTTCGGTTTTCTCGTTAGAATTCGTTTCTAATAAATCAAAATCATCAGACATAATTTGCGTAGTGTTTTTTAATTGAACAATTTTAAGACAAGCAATTTCGTTAAAAAATTTAATTTATAACAACATTTCTATAGATATATGTAGTTTTTTTATATGAATTGTTACAAACATTGTAGAAAAAATAAAAACACCACTAAAAAATAGTGGTGTTTTCGCTTCAAATAAAATTTACAAACAGCTAAATTTATGTAAACTTATTTTAAAAAAATTCCCGCATCGTTTTAAACAAACAACTAAAAAAAACAACGGCGGGAATTGTATCCTATCGAAATAGAATAAAAATTATTAAACTATAGCTTCTGCTACTTTATTTTCTTTTGCTTCAAACTGATTAGAAGTATTATTCGCTCCACCAGCCTTTAAAGCTTTATCTCCAGCAAAGAAGGTTTTGTGATCGTCTCCTAAATCTGAACCAGCCATTCTTTGGTGTTTTACACAAGAAACTCCTTTTCTAATTTCTTGTCTTTGCACACCTTTTACATAAGCTAACATTCCTTCTTCACCGAAATAACCTTCTGTTAAATCGTTCATATGCAACGCTGTTGTATGATAGGTTGGTAATGTAATTAGATGATGAAATATTCCAGCTTCTCTTGCTCCATCAACCTGAAAAGTTTTAATTTTTTGATCTGCAAGATGACATAATTCTGAACCATCATATGCTTTATCCATTAAGTTATTTCTATCATATTCCGACATATTTTCTCCCTCTGCTAACATTTCATCATACACTTGGTTACGGAAATTTAAGGTCCAGTTAAAAGAAGGCGAATTATTATACACCAACTTTGCATTTGGCACTACCTCTTTTACTCTATTAACCATATGTGCAATTTGCTTAACATTTGGTGTTGGAGTTTCAATCCACAATAAATCTGCTCCGTTCTGTAAACTTGTAACACAATCTAAAACAACTCTATCAATATTAGAACCGTCTTTAAATTTATACAATCCATTTGGTAATCTTACCGGACGCACTAATTTACCTTCTCTTTTTAATAAAACATCGTCTTCTTTGGCGTCTTCAATTGCAATTTCTTCTGCCTCTACAAAAGCTAAATATTGAGAAGCTAAATCTCCAGGCTCTTGACTTACTGGTAATTTCTGTGTTAAACCAGCTCCTTCAGAATCGGTTCTTGCTACAATTACTCCATCATCTACACCTAATTCTAAAAATGCATAACGAATTGCATTTAATTTAGCTATAAAATCTTCATGTGGCACGGTTACTTTTCCATCTTGATGACCACATTGTTTTGCGTCTGAAACCTGATTTTCTATCTGAATTGCACA from Polaribacter marinaquae encodes the following:
- a CDS encoding DUF6638 family protein, translated to MEKLKDAKLFRNELISVNGKLVERYNKCLEKLGFSKTTLTSFSIDGLGWSPEIAEEKKEQFYLNNEEANTHAIIISPLQKSLPIYNPFHSFDKELMKVVFKKHGDFIKDITRDSAICLDFDQKIDVFYEPLDVLKYKDIVIKFHLINNLNKAKENQLKLIHTFNLDNNFIDENIHKQLLASAKKYGDLRERNLILEEIKYTTDSFYTKAFGGIFVLKDFVKPILIFQEKETYNQAINDTVHDILMYHISHDELIDKLLSYDVIEANLEEELHQKKYERIKKYTLSKHLMSPTHLVKDILQNDILFKSYLNKIDISARKKVMGLELFLEKKKTSKTIKAKDFLDKDLFVSLHKPHSSLKPNHQDLIWYLLVNIAPKDVLFLYWYDKEQFYSTFKTLESSTQDWVIETILNNF
- a CDS encoding NUDIX domain-containing protein; the encoded protein is MSSLRVKNIKKTVLSDNYYTLFKFNFDYQKSDGSWVKPMREVYERGHGAGILLYNTKKQTVILIKQFRFPTFVHDNKDGFLVEIPAGLLDQDNPEQCIIRETEEEVGIRLKSVKKVYEGYSSPGVLTEKMHFFVAEYSDDMKVSEGGGIASENEDIEVLEIPFTEAIDMLNSGKIEDTRTIVLLQYAQIHNLLN
- a CDS encoding AAA family ATPase is translated as MEHNSTFPIKQNELNMLRDEASGYLKSVQWEQGARAKNKDKDAKDESILLYLSRANNGSSTSVTSVSKTILALKKRLLPDSLAIPINLNKTLYAVQEGLTLGIWIKDSYNDASGLSSLAERKSALDNNGKREFESKMQTATAFQLFGTSYKILHDLKPFSSDDLSVMKQKFAGIPEVSLMSPLKGIACSLFYFDKYLAHPDIIKSDKDVIDFTVVYFEALIDEIQLRKSTLEYTETIVDRTYKLEKTDFAVSGWENFFSGTAKSVEFNKIKFEQIVGNKDAKHFARRLTERMLSYDFDAKKNPFQELGGFMPVFMGYGIPGTGKSMLIAAIATRLKEHADNLDIPFLFHPMPDTLISTFQGGSAEKMVEWMKPMQDPTKLIFAPIDDAENNLQERTAQGVSAGVKEVIGVFLRYTEGAYAVNYGNSSIGLFTNLPEMLDKAVISRVQGRFKIDGARTENDFLDQDYIWWKKFEKTIPDFVNMQNPENYQYLKDQGLTKNMGEILSSVEKPSEERVLEAYDKAVQKHSTNQHLFFASLYKEIQQIFPFFSSRDVRNIQSAISLRLTDFDLEEDWFENPEIYFKKNYETKFGMLQELMKSNMKGLDFSEIRRQEVVRYLDNVATIADTDFKRKVDARVNQLNIDLQARKSFSNE
- a CDS encoding type II toxin-antitoxin system PemK/MazF family toxin, whose amino-acid sequence is MKQGEIWELYLNPTKGSEQSGRRPAVIISGNMLNKHLQVVIVCPLTTSVKNYKGNLVLEPSEINGLSKTSEVLTFHVRSVSKTRLDKKIGKIPLKDVEVIKKTLNDILKF
- a CDS encoding ribbon-helix-helix domain-containing protein, with translation MATFTSSLPDSLLEKLSVLAKELKLPKNRLIENALELYLEQIEKASYIKSYKQAGTDQDILLVAEEGMQEYFTSINNEETH
- a CDS encoding microtubule-binding protein → MSDDFDLLETNSNEKTEKVDVNWGKAIDTMKSKLSQEEDPQRRQKILNATLDDVVHMAEKDRTTLLDAIKDLTDYQDEVGIIFEKFSSLNPEEQKIIDDAQKALERARIELEDAENKPDTWWNNLWGRKSKIKKEQAEFKEAEKIRAGADNKAKAKFQQRIESADVQTLLSELSYKSQAAVTRLKNREVEIKEVEEKLKDAIVEASKNHTKALEKKAETETKLEEQYALLKQARQALEEVADKQSAEYSEALSKVTTIEQKVEELEGLKNAYTTLAASKDSFVHKHNLTIKVLTSLRSNLQTHRAKLKSDTDERLKYYDGYVVALKARTDQEFAAILEHLGVKTDEHIGETLASMHTASAKARQEMMDNIPVHEKVMQGVYSTYAEALHEIRAKDSKIQANFAERYGIDMKEIFEDYYKADGEASSEGGEPANDPKPESNNDDLLG
- a CDS encoding isocitrate lyase, whose translation is MKNLAQTNYSSVLETVRNLKAKYGNSWNAINSESAARMATQNRFKTGLDIAKYTAAIMRKDMAEYDADSSNYTQSLGCWHGFVAQQKMIAVKKHHKTTNKSYLYLSGWMVAALRSEFGPLPDQSMHEKTAVPSLIAEIYDFLRQADAIELNDLFRRKENGEDVQDQIDNFETHIVPIIADIDAGFGNEEATYLLTKKMIEAGACAIQIENQVSDAKQCGHQDGKVTVPHEDFIAKLNAIRYAFLELGVDDGVIVARTDSEGAGLTQKLPVSQEPGDLASQYLAFVEAEEIAIEDAKEDDVLLKREGKLVRPVRLPNGLYKFKDGSNIDRVVLDCVTSLQNGADLLWIETPTPNVKQIAHMVNRVKEVVPNAKLVYNNSPSFNWTLNFRNQVYDEMLAEGENMSEYDRNNLMDKAYDGSELCHLADQKIKTFQVDGAREAGIFHHLITLPTYHTTALHMNDLTEGYFGEEGMLAYVKGVQRQEIRKGVSCVKHQRMAGSDLGDDHKTFFAGDKALKAGGANNTSNQFEAKENKVAEAIV